A window from Hemibagrus wyckioides isolate EC202008001 linkage group LG17, SWU_Hwy_1.0, whole genome shotgun sequence encodes these proteins:
- the LOC131368415 gene encoding E3 SUMO-protein ligase ZBED1-like, whose protein sequence is MAEQQEEGAGVRTLVPKKGSHSIVWNYFGFEENDVDQVRVLCELCSCSVQTSQAPAAESTAAGLKEAISAWGLLEERLACITTDNAADMIRAASMNNWTRLHCFGHRLHLAIENAMKDPRIDRAVGVCKKLVSTFSYSWKRKREFIAAQKELKLPEHSLKTECPARWGSCQAMIERVIEQQKDIAHVLSSDKKSRHLIPTWQDMDVLESDGRVWVWRIPGDSFNFSFLGQGEQCSCSPEP, encoded by the exons ATGGCTGAGCAGCAAGAAGAAGGTGCCGGAGTACGTACGTTAGTTCCCAAAAAGGGGTCACACTCCATTGTTTGGAACTATTTCGGTTTCGAGGAAAATGATGTTGATCAGGTACGAGTCTTGTGCGAACTGTGCTCCTGTTCCGTCCAAACATCCCAAG CCCCTGCAGCGGAGTCTACTGCAGCGGGCCTAAAGGAAGCGATCTCTGCATGGGGTCTGCTGGAGGAAAGACTCGCATGCATTACAACCGACAACGCAGCTGATATGATCAGGGCAGCGTCTATGAATAACTGGACGAGGCTACACTGCTTTGGTCATAGACTGCATTTAGCCATCG AGAATGCCATGAAGGATCCAAGAATTGACCGGGCTGTGGGCGTCTGCAAAAAGTTGGTGAGCACCTTCTCCTACAGCTGGAAGCGTAAGAGGGAGTTTATAGCAGCACAAAAGGAGCTGAAGCTCCCAGAACACTCACTGAAAACAGAGTGTCCAGCAAGGTGGGGATCATGTCAAGCCATGATAGAGAGAGTCATCGAGCAGCAAAAGGACATTGCACATGTCCTGTCTTCTGACAAGAAGTCTCGACATCTCATCCCAACATGGCAGGACATGGATGTGCTAGAG tccgatggacgagtctgggtttggcgtaTCCCGGGAGACTCCTTCAACTTTTCTTTCCTGGGTCAAGGTGAACAGTGCAGCTGCAGTCCTGAGCCGTGA
- the lrrc8da gene encoding volume-regulated anion channel subunit LRRC8D, producing MFTLTEVASLNDIQPTYRILKPWWDVFMDYLGFVMLMLAIFAGTMQLTKDHMACLPILKDSNKASNTNSYTTPQPVDSSTSALGTAPVATRDLPDNAANEISISAEPQPKGHKTNLDFQQYIFVNQMCYHVALPWYSKYFPYLVLIHTIVLMVSSNFWFKYPKTSSKIEHFVSILGRCFESPWTTKALSETACEDSEENKQRLIAGQSGPKSLYSDTQEDSTSSSHPMLGNNSVKFSAEKIVPEGPSMTILDKKDGEQAKALFEKVRTFRAHVEDSDFIYKLYVVQTSIKALKLIVILGYTSTFAAEINFCHICEPKIEDLTGYDRFFCTHNMAFMLRKLLFTFMAIIGLYCLICLYALFWLFRRSLKEYSFEKVREESSFSDIPDVKNDFAFLLHMVDQYDQLHSKRFGIFLSEVSENKLREISLNHEWTLEKLRQHVTCNAQDKQELHLFMLSGLPNAVFDLSELEVLKLELIPEVRISAKVSQMTNLQELHLYNCPAKVEQTGFTFLRDHLRCLHVKFTDVTEIPPWVYLLRSLRELYLIGSLNSEHNKMIGLESLKDLRHLKTLYFKSNLNKIPNNLTDLSPHLIKLVVHNDGTKLLVLSSLKKMTSLRELELHHCDLERIPHAIFSLTNLQELDLKSNSFRTIEEVISFQHLKRLTCLKLWHNKIIDIPPNINQVKNLESLYLSYNKLETLPAALFYLPKLRYLDLGYNSISSIPVEVGLLQNLQHFDITGNKVEVLPKQLFRCTKLKVLCVGNNSITVLPESIGQLTQLLQLDVKGNCLDHLPYQLSQCRHLNKSLFSVEDHLFDMLPIEVKESMTEAPTFTV from the coding sequence aTGTTTACCCTGACTGAAGTGGCGTCTCTTAATGACATCCAGCCCACGTATCGAATACTGAAGCCATGGTGGGATGTCTTCATGGATTATCTGGGTTTCGTCATGCTGATGTTAGCCATCTTTGCTGGAACGATGCAGTTAACCAAAGATCACATGGCCTGTCTTCCCATTCTAAAGGACAGCAATAAGGCATCAAACACAAACTCGTACACAACACCTCAGCCAGTGGACAGCTCCACATCAGCTTTAGGAACTGCACCTGTAGCCACTCGGGATCTTCCGGACAATGCAGCGAATGAAATCAGCATCAGCGCTGAGCCTCAACCCAAAGGACACAAAACAAATTTGGACTTTCAGCAGTACATTTTTGTCAACCAGATGTGTTACCATGTTGCCTTGCCCTGGTACTCAAAGTACTTTCCTTACCTTGTCCTGATACACACCATTGTGTTGATGGTAAGCAGCAACTTTTGGTTCAAATACCCAAAGACCAGCTCAAAGATCGAGCACTTCGTGTCCATCCTCGGCAGGTGCTTTGAATCGCCCTGGACCACAAAGGCGCTGTCTGAAACTGCATGCGAAGACTCTgaagaaaacaagcagagacttaTTGCTGGTCAGTCTGGTCCTAAGTCACTGTACTCAGATACTCAAGAGGACAGCACCAGTTCATCCCATCCAATGTTAGGAAACAACAGTGTGAAGTTCTCCGCTGAGAAGATTGTTCCTGAAGGTCCAAGTATGACCATTTTGGACAAAAAAGATGGTGAGCAAGCCAAGGCACTTTTCGAGAAGGTTCGGACTTTCCGAGCACATGTTGAGGACAGCGACTTCATCTACAAACTCTATGTGGTGCAGACTTCCATCAAAGCACTCAAGCTGATCGTTATCCTGGGTTACACATCAACTTTTGCTGCAGAAATCAATTTCTGTCATATATGTGAACCCAAAATCGAGGACCTAACCGGATATGATAGATTTTTCTGTACCCACAATATGGCCTTCATGCTAAGAAAGCTCCTTTTCACTTTCATGGCTATAATCGGACTTTATTGCCTCATCTGCCTGTATGCACTTTTCTGGCTTTTCCGACGTTCGCTCAAGGAATACTCATTTGAAAAAGTCAGAGAGGAAAGCAGCTTCAGCGACATCCCTGATGTAAAAAACGACTTTGCCTTCCTCCTCCATATGGTCGACCAGTATGACCAGTTACACTCCAAGCGATTTGGGATTTTTCTATCAGAGGTCAGTGAGAACAAGCTTCGAGAAATTAGCCTCAATCACGAATGGACACTAGAGAAACTGCGTCAGCATGTAACCTGCAATGCCCAAGACAAGCAGGAGTTGCACTTGTTCATGCTCTCAGGATTGCCCAATGCTGTATTCGATCTCAGCGAGCTTGAAGTCCTTAAGCTAGAACTCATCCCTGAGGTCCGGATTTCAGCCAAGGTTTCCCAGATGACCAATTTACAAGAACTTCATCTCTATAACTGTCCTGCCAAGGTGGAACAAACCGGTTTCACTTTCCTCCGAGATCACCTCCGGTGCCTTCATGTAAAGTTTACCGATGTGACAGAAATCCCTCCATGGGTTTATCTGTTGAGGAGCCTCAGGGAACTGTACCTGATTGGTAGCTTAAACTCGGAACACAATAAAATGATTGGTTTGGAATCCCTGAAAGATTTAAGGCACCTAAAGACATTATATTTCAAAAGCAACCTCAACAAAATACCCAACAACCTCACAGATCTCTCTCCACACCTCATCAAGCTGGTGGTGCACAATGATGGGACTAAATTGCTGGTACTGAGCAGTCTTAAGAAGATGACGAGCTTGCGTGAGCTGGAGCTCCATCACTGTGACCTGGAGAGGATCCCTCATGCCATTTTCAGCTTGACAAACCTGCAAGAATTGGATCTGAAATCCAACAGCTTCCGGACCATCGAAGAAGTCATCAGCTTTCAGCACCTGAAGAGACTGACGTGCCTCAAATTGTGGCACAACAAGATCATCGATATTCCACCAAACATAAATCAGGTGAAGAACCTTGAGTCACTCTACCTCTCCTACAACAAGCTGGAGACTCTTCCAGCCGCACTGTTTTACCTGCCCAAACTCAGGTACCTGGATCTCGGCTACAACTCCATTTCATCTATTCCAGTCGAAGTGGGACTTCTCCAGAACCTACAGCACTTTGATATCACAGGGAATAAGGTGGAGGTTCTTCCCAAACAGCTGTTCAGATGTACCAAACTGAAAGTCCTCTGCGTGGGCAACAACAGCATCACCGTCCTTCCTGAATCAATCGGACAGTTAACGCAACTACTTCAACTGGACGTGAAAGGGAACTGCTTGGATCACCTTCCGTACCAACTCAGTCAATGTCGGCATCTCAATAAAAGCTTATTCAGTGTGGAGGATCACCTTTTTGACATGCTTCCGATTGAGGTAAAAGAGAGTATGACAGAGGCGCCAACATTTACAGTGTAG
- the znf644a gene encoding zinc finger protein 644a, producing the protein MSALKENTKKEENDQPMSEISGPLKSKQALSVLEASMQCPQENMTPNSDQADLLNRVGFIDSICADGPAKAAYVNGSASPSISQEKILDISKNVPGLLPRSIRTHNSTNTTTVQLEDRNLLRNDGEMSIRQMVTAKDVENRGIWGFDADSPENSLDSYDDGDELEWNPQKEFMKFLLKDQDCSETEPKIPATSSRRKCKLDKVVKVNPPEISKNDHIGEGSKKEADPEPKRSKMHSPTSNKSQYSNGTAVAFKQLLQKPAKIGKYSQKPGYVRENLSRDSGLEEEPALFSSNSSSHLQTPTKNCSNQKPFICKECGKDFYNHTSLLKHITVHQTNRHQFVEGITGTGEITNEGKDARLQCPQCTFGTNCPNTFVQHAKTHEKDKRYFPCQKCNFLAASKNELIAHMLSKHPVTEAQRMILGRKDVLRGQKVGKSDRKPNLVKNHKLLDKDLLLLHVSENSNCSSSPESEDQQSVAAEDLNGLLQTDKPKSKDTADDKLDKSESKLDKSIHTLISRKRTCDSESSSTPNFDEIGFRAGSPDLDKCCNDDSLNPEEGSPSPAKGKGDLFALKDDDLVCTLKSDGIGQGFSYNNDCSKGENSSTNHKHVPSEKQTLKKSPSKRKMSTPFHNLQGQDILIDFPKCRQIFQKNSNLYLIKKFDSKDDAHISNNTFKSLQTSCDLSKQEPGLPQTISIKEECMETEVCGDPSESDSLMKNGDFNVNLKSCPYCPAVFQSGIGLSNHIRGHLHRVGVSYKARHVVSVAQVASQDKVPPVRRRMVAIPQIKTEVDFPLTEQAPEPKSELTCPLCREWFETKTGLSNHVRGHLKRLGKPCSTSTTKSPVLILKELMRDKKQFQIKMQALEKKCRSRNSLYPFKFNNGLIISTTKVQRFAQGVKRHGHVSSKSAEEKKRTENHKDATKGSPSSDLIGILKKRRAHEEAKLKTLPQTARKALLVNSVKERDPSTQLPNSVSEKSDLNRKVCVHCNATFHSGVSLSNHLRAYARRKRNALLEGTTYDCKRKQRSRSGSKKKTHPLLHTPEEIYRLTCRFCDLVFQGPLSVQEDWVKHLQRHIMNTAVPHTGAAMVEVTCFPRDTNAHTHPQTSS; encoded by the exons ATGTCTGCTTTGAAGGAGAATACCAAGAAAGAGGAAAATGACCAGCCCATGTCGGAAATCTCTGGTCCTCTAAAAAGCAAGCAAGCGTTATCTGTATTAGAAGCATCAATGCAGTGCCCACAAGAGAACATGACACCAAACAGTGACCAAGCAGACCTTCTAAATCGTGTTGGTTTTATTGACTCCATTTGTGCTgatggacctgccaaagctgCCTATGTCAATGGATCAGCTTCACCCAGCATTTCACAAGAAAAGATATTGGACATCTCCAAGAATGTACCAGGATTGCTGCCTAGGTCAATACGCACACACAATTCTACCAACACCACAACCGTCCAGTTAGAAGACCGCAATCTGCTTCGAAACGATGGAGAAATGTCCATAAGGCAGATGGTAACGGCTAAAGATGTGGAAAACCGAGGCATATGGGGCTTTGATGCGGATTCTCCAGAGAATTCGTTAGACAGTTATGATGACGGTGATGAACTTGAGTGGAATCCCCAGAAAGAGTTTATGAAGTTTCTGCTGAAGGACCAGGATTGTTCTGAAACTGAGCCTAAAATACCTGCTACTTCTTCTAGAAGAAAGTGTAAATTGGACAAAGTGGTGAAGGTAAATCCTCCAGAAATCTCAAAAAACGATCACATTGGAGAGGGCAGTAAAAAAGAAGCAGACCCTGAACCCAAACGATCCAAAATGCATTCACCAACATCAAACAAGTCCCAGTACTCCAACGGAACAGCAGTGGCCTTCAAACAACTTTTACAGAAACCAGCAAAAATTGGGAAGTATAGTCAAAAGCCTGGATATGTTCGAGAAAATCTGTCTAGAGATTCTGGCTTGGAGGAAGAGCCTGCATTATTTAGCAGCAATAGCAgttctcatttacaaacaccCACAAAAAACTGTTCGAATCAAAAGCCATTCATATGCAAAGAGTGTGGAAAAGacttttataatcacacttcacTTTTGAAACACATAACTGTTCATCAGACCAACAGACATCAATTTGTTGAGGGAATTACAGGAACAGGTGAAATAACAAACGAGGGCAAAGACGCAAGGTTACAGTGTCCACAATGCACTTTTGGAACCAACTGCCCCAATACCTTTGTCCAACACGCAAAAACGCACGAGAAAGACAAGCGGTATTTTCCTTGTCAAAAGTGTAACTTCTTGGCAGCAAGTAAAAATGAGCTAATTGCTCATATGCTAAGCAAGCATCCCGTCACTGAAGCTCAACGTATGATACTCGGAAGAAAAGACGTACTACGGGGACAGAAAGTTGGTAAGTCGGATAGGAAGCCAAACTTGGTAAAGAATCATAAACTTTTGGATAAAGATTTGCTATTATTACACGTCTCAGAAAACAGCAACTGTTCATCTTCACCTGAGAGCGAAGACCAACAATCCGTAGCCGCCGAAGACTTGAACGGTCTTTTACAAACGGATAAACCAAAATCGAAAGACACTGCCGATGATAAACTAGACAAAAGCGAATCGAAACTTGACAAATCCATTCACACGCTAATATCCCGGAAGAGGACTTGTGACTCGGAAAGCAGTTCTACTCCAAACTTTGATGAAATTGGTTTTAGGGCTGGGAGTCCAGACCTCGATAAATGCTGCAATGATGATTCCCTCAATCCAGAAGAGGGCTCACCATCCCCTGCCAAGGGCAAGGGGGACCTATTTGCACTAAAGGACGACGACTTGGTTTGCACTCTTAAATCTGATGGCATTGGTCAAGGATTCAGCTATAATAATGACTGTTCTAAAGGAGAAAACTCGAGCACTAACCACAAGCACGTCCCCTCCGAGAAGCAAACCTTAAAGAAGTCCCCGTCCAAAAGAAAAATGTCCACTCCATTCCACAACCTACAAGGCCAAGATATTCTGATTGATTTCCCTAAATGCAGGCAAATCTTCCAGAAAAACTCTAATCTCTACCTTATTAAAAAATTTGAttctaaagatgatgcacataTCAGCAACAACACCTTTAAAAGCTTGCAGACCTCATGTGACCTTTCCAAGCAAGAGCCAGGTTTGCCACAGACAATTTCTATTAAAGAAGAATGCATGGAAACAGAAGTGTGTGGTGATCCTAGCGAATCAGATTCTCTGATGAAAAACGGGGACTTCAACGTCAACCTAAAGTCTTGCCCGTACTGCCCAGCTGTATTTCAGTCAGGGATCGGTCTGTCCAACCATATACGAGGGCATCTGCACAGAGTGGGCGTAAGCTATAAAGCACGTCATGTTGTATCTGTAGCCCAAGTGGCTTCTCAAGATAAAGTGCCTCCTGTTCGGCGAAGGATGGTAGCGATACCTCAAATTAAGACAG AGGTTGACTTTCCATTAACCGAGCAGGCTCCAGAGCCGAAATCGGAGCTCACATGCCCACTATGTAGGGAGTGGTTCGAAACCAAGACCGGATTATCCAATCATGTTCGGGGCCATCTGAAGAGGCTGGGGAAGCCATGCTCTACATCCACGACCAAATCACCCGTGCTCATCCTGAAGGAGCTGATGCGTGACAAGAAGCAGTTCCAGATCAAAATGCAGGCCCTTGAAAAGAAGTGCCGCTCGAGGAACTCTTTATATCCCTTCAAATTTAATAATGGTCTTATCATTTCGACAACGAAAGTGCAGCGTTTCGCTCAAGGCGTCAAGCGACACGGACACGTTTCCTCTAAATctgcagaggagaagaaaaggacAGAGAATCATAAAGATGCAACGAAAGGATCACCGTCCAGCGATCTGATAGGAATTCTAAAAAAGAGGAGAGCTCACGAGGAAGCCAAATTGAAAACCTTGCCCCAAACCGCTAGAAAAGCTCTTCTTGTTAACTCCGTTAAAGAGCGTGATCCATCCACACAGCTACCAAACTCCGTATCAG aGAAAAGCGATCTAAACCGAAAAGTTTGTGTTCACTGTAATGCCACGTTCCACAGTGGAGTTAGTCTCTCCAATCACTTGCGAGCTTACGCACGCCGAAAAAGAAACGCACTTTTGGAAGGAACAA ctTATGACTGTAAGAGGAAGCAGAGGTCACGGTCTGGGTCTAAGAAGAAAACTCATCCGTTGCTACACACTCCAGAGGAAATTTATAGACTCACCTGCAG GTTTTGTGATCTGGTCTTCCAGGGCCCGCTCTCGGTGCAGGAGGACTGGGTGAAGCATCTACAGAGACACATCATGAACACGGCGGTTCCGCACACGGGCGCGGCCATGGTGGAGGTCACCTGCTTTCCGAgagacacaaacgcacacacgcacccacaGACGTCCTCATGA